From a single Epinephelus fuscoguttatus linkage group LG18, E.fuscoguttatus.final_Chr_v1 genomic region:
- the LOC125905844 gene encoding uncharacterized protein LOC125905844, translating into MVIAKGLKTDILDILADSMSKITAYPERDHYESVAKALVEKHPCLREPGSEKGWYSWFHSLKFKLGNYRQKLSAAGCPEVVINKRKGGGSKGKCVKKSKKGVVNYCPDLPEGQCPENMEEKCQIMEAEMQKRDPDHQLLENLMVAMFSQRRIEIIGDQPLIAEVISRWPALFHERQIMAEFKRIVTIDLLESFLEGLDGLVPRLLKVYNAATKSGKKQSLKDILDCLVRDDTNERRRAAALLGLPYYISGEDPSNVIRMCDAHAENLDEAIKGLQLGILIGYEGKQGAIPHKIFNVAVVVEETIVLHTQMWHTALPCLWVSSTV; encoded by the exons ATGGTGATTGCTAAAGGTTTAAAGACTGATATCCTTGACATACTTGCAGACAGTATGTCGAAGATTACTGCTTATCCTGAGAGGGACCACTACGAGAGTGTAGCCAAAGCACTGGTGGAGAAGCATCCCTGTCTGCGAGAGCCAGGGTCTGAAAAGGGATGGTATTCATGGTTTCACAGCCTGAAATTTAAGCTTGGAAACTACCGGCAAAAATTGAGTGCAGCAGGATGCCCTGAAGTGGTCATAAATAAACGAAAAGGAGGAGGCTCGAAGGGAAAATGTGTCAAGAAGTCCAAGAAGGGTGTGGTGAATTACTGTCCTGATCTACCTGAAGGACAATGTCCTGAAAACATGGAGGAGAAATGCCAGATAATGGAGGCTGAAATGCAAAAACGAGACCCTGATCACCAGCTGTTGGAGAATCTGATGGTTGCCATGTTTTCTCAGCGCAGAATAGAGATCATTGGAGATCAGCCACTCATCGCTGAAGTAATTTCCCGATGGCCAGCTCTGTTCCATGAGAGACAG ATTATGGCAGAATTCAAGAGGATTGTCACCATAGACCTCCTGGAATCTTTTCTCGAAGGACTTGATGGTCTGGTCCCAAGACTGCTGAAGGTGTACAACGCAGCAACCAAGTCTGGAAAGAAGCAGTCACTAAAAGACATTTTGGACTGCCTTGTCAGAGAT GACACAAATGAGAGAAGAAGGGCTGCAGCTCTGCTTGGTCTGCCATACTACATATCAGGCGAAGATCCATCGAATGTCATCAGGATGTGTGAT GCTCATGCTGAGAACCTGGATGAAGCCATAAAGGGGTTGCAGCTTGGAATCCTGATAGGCTATGAAGGCAAACAAGGGGCCATTCCACACAAGATCTTCAATGTGGCAGTTGTGGTTGAGGAGACCAttgtgcttcacacacagatgtgGCACACAGCTTTGCCATGCTTATGGGTGTCATCTACTGTGTGA